From the Hymenobacter yonginensis genome, one window contains:
- a CDS encoding alpha-2-macroglobulin family protein: protein MLFRSFSRLPLLVLLAVLCACSKSGSDGGQDPNGEEIDPYQNLVFQFADAVVTPELQDRWDTVQVVSFEPAVRGKFKWTSDRELIFSPSTPFKPSTNFTATLRKEALPEGKRNAELPENRQKFHTPYLELQEPQAFWGRSSRAAGTAEMRVELPFNYAVKPADVKPLLRVTQDGQPVAFEVSGEPGEVVRVRLNQQVRPGTPLTVALAQGLHAVGSDQPSTADYETQVTVPDPEALQVTTIEGSLKNADPMVLITTNQPVTATDLQSYLTVSPQVAYEVEETENGVRLKGGFEVGRTYQIGVNQGLRGALGGMLGEGVTQSVSFSDERPTISFGSAEKAMYLDALGSRNLGVRINEVNQVKVTIAKVYANNIQQLLRGGSQYGYPEYDGEESSEEEGDGGEYVDRSFQYYDVENLGNVLTERTYTVSGLPKAQGLRLLNLNLKDLEFSGGLKGLYVIRVQDTERQWLQVSKLVAVSDIGLIVKQGKGGSTLVFANSIRNAKPLSGVELRYISTNNQVMGTGLSNHEGVARFDSTAANGRFRLGMVMAQQGNDFTFLDLSRSRVETSRFEVGGLQTNAARYQAFLYGDRDLYRPGDTIQTNTVLRTDAWQAPPKGLPVKIRLLLPTGKEYASLQKTLNAAGSFEARFILPPAVMTGLYTLEVLTGNDVLLTSRQLSVEEFIPDRMKVTVKADRAVVKPSQSVSALITAQNLFGPPAADRKFEVEFSLKEKAFNPKGFEQFTFAINSGERRRGNYGDLESTPISDRFEKTTREGTTDAAGRGTATYQVPDYTDLGTLEGAAFTTVFDETGRPVNRLATFEVQTQPVLFGIRSADDLVSTGQPLAVQLAALTPAGQPTTAQARVQVVRLLWETVIERQGGRYVYNSQKREEVVLNRVVSVKGAGQDAGLNFTPTYSGEYEIRVSGTGAVTYVARRVYAYGYGDTQSNSFEVNNEGEVTIEADKPKYQPGDVAHLLLKTPFPGRVLVTVERDRVLDHFYVTTDEKSAKVDVPIRGNHVPNIYVTATAIREIKDNRLPLTVARGFVPLTVEKPGARLQVAVNAPAQSRSQTAQTIEVTTAPGAQVTLAMVDEGILQMKDYRTPDPYGYFYQKRALEVQAFDVYPFLLPELGSSSTGGDGYDLSRRTTPVPNRRVRLLAKWSGVLTADASGKVRYKLQIPQFSGAIRIMAVAYKGDAFGSAEHTMKVADPVVISTALPRFLSPGDTIDVPVTLTNTTGAAIKGTVIIKVNPREEPLSVVQVGQKSFDYSDSYSALLQPGSEKRVVFYLCAKPKIGNAKVEIIFSTTGSKEAFTETIELPIRPASPLQKRTGAGVVAGGAAQQLNLRTDFLPASLRSQLVVSRSPMTEFAKDLRYLLQYPYGCLEQTVSAAFPQLYYGDLAATLGQKTGKTGKAGLFNPNYHVQEAIRKVEAQQMYNGSLSYWPGGDYDNWWATAYAAHFLLEAQQAGFDVNKNVLDRVLRYLQARVRKRETDTYNIIQTGGVIQPVTLAKKEIAYSLYVLALAGRPDAVGLNYYKANRKLLPEDSRWVLACAFALSGNQRSYRETLPTRFGVQSIAGRQLDGAFSSPIRDEALVLNALLAADPANAQVNVLARQLSRQVKQANWLSTQERAFALLALGKLARKNAGSTVTASLLADGKAIGNFSGKDLTVSNVANRQLALRTSGKGSLYYFWETEGISPTGQVREEDAYLQVRRQFLNRTGQPVGSTSFRQNDLVVVKITIQSAESAGEVKNVAITDLLPAGLEIENPRIGAVRDITWATDAAQPDYLDVRDDRINLFTTVTPQPKSFYYLCRAVSKGTFKLGPVSADAMYNAEYHSYNGAGVVRVR from the coding sequence ATGCTGTTTCGCTCCTTTTCCCGCCTGCCGCTGCTGGTGTTGCTGGCGGTGCTGTGCGCCTGCTCCAAGTCTGGTTCCGACGGTGGACAAGACCCCAACGGCGAGGAAATTGACCCGTACCAGAACCTCGTATTCCAGTTTGCCGATGCCGTGGTGACGCCTGAGCTGCAGGACCGCTGGGATACGGTGCAGGTGGTGAGCTTCGAGCCGGCCGTGCGCGGCAAGTTCAAGTGGACGTCGGACCGGGAGCTGATTTTCTCGCCCAGCACGCCGTTTAAGCCCAGCACCAACTTCACGGCCACGCTGCGCAAGGAGGCGTTGCCGGAGGGCAAGCGCAACGCCGAGCTGCCCGAGAACCGCCAGAAATTCCACACGCCCTACCTGGAGCTGCAGGAGCCGCAGGCGTTCTGGGGCCGCTCTAGCCGGGCGGCCGGCACCGCCGAGATGCGCGTGGAACTGCCCTTCAACTATGCCGTGAAGCCCGCCGACGTGAAGCCCCTGCTGCGCGTGACGCAGGACGGCCAGCCCGTGGCCTTCGAGGTCAGCGGGGAGCCCGGCGAAGTGGTGCGCGTGCGCCTCAACCAGCAGGTGCGCCCCGGCACGCCGCTCACGGTGGCGCTGGCCCAGGGCCTGCACGCCGTGGGCAGCGACCAGCCCAGCACCGCCGACTACGAAACCCAGGTAACGGTGCCCGACCCCGAGGCCCTGCAGGTAACCACCATCGAAGGCTCGCTGAAAAACGCCGACCCGATGGTGCTCATCACCACCAACCAGCCCGTCACGGCTACCGATTTGCAGAGCTACCTCACCGTGTCGCCGCAGGTGGCCTACGAGGTGGAGGAAACGGAAAACGGCGTGCGGCTGAAGGGCGGCTTCGAGGTGGGCCGCACCTACCAGATTGGCGTGAACCAGGGCCTGCGCGGGGCGCTGGGCGGGATGCTCGGGGAGGGCGTGACGCAGTCGGTGAGCTTCTCCGACGAGCGGCCCACCATCAGCTTCGGCAGCGCCGAGAAGGCCATGTACCTCGATGCCCTGGGCTCGCGCAACCTGGGCGTGCGCATCAACGAGGTGAATCAGGTGAAGGTGACCATTGCCAAGGTGTACGCCAACAACATTCAGCAGCTGCTGCGCGGCGGCAGCCAGTACGGCTACCCCGAGTACGACGGCGAGGAAAGCAGCGAGGAAGAAGGCGACGGCGGCGAATACGTGGACCGCTCCTTCCAGTACTACGACGTGGAAAACCTGGGCAACGTCCTCACCGAGCGCACCTACACCGTGTCGGGGCTGCCGAAGGCGCAGGGGCTGCGGCTGCTGAACCTAAATCTGAAGGACCTGGAGTTTTCGGGCGGGCTGAAGGGCCTGTACGTGATACGCGTGCAGGACACCGAGCGGCAGTGGCTGCAGGTGAGCAAGCTGGTGGCCGTGTCGGACATCGGGCTGATTGTGAAGCAGGGCAAAGGTGGTAGCACGCTGGTGTTTGCCAACTCCATCCGCAACGCCAAGCCGCTTTCCGGCGTGGAGCTGCGCTACATCAGCACCAACAACCAGGTGATGGGCACCGGCCTCAGCAACCACGAGGGCGTGGCCCGCTTCGACAGCACGGCCGCCAACGGCCGCTTCCGGCTGGGCATGGTGATGGCCCAGCAGGGCAACGACTTCACTTTCCTCGACCTGAGCCGCAGCCGGGTGGAAACCTCCCGCTTCGAGGTGGGCGGCCTGCAAACCAACGCCGCCCGCTACCAGGCCTTCCTCTACGGCGACCGGGACCTGTACCGCCCTGGCGACACCATCCAGACCAACACCGTACTGCGCACCGACGCCTGGCAGGCCCCGCCCAAAGGGCTGCCGGTAAAAATCCGGCTGCTGCTGCCCACCGGCAAGGAGTATGCCAGCCTGCAGAAAACGCTGAACGCGGCCGGCTCCTTCGAGGCCCGCTTCATCCTGCCCCCGGCCGTAATGACCGGCCTTTATACTCTGGAAGTGCTGACCGGCAACGATGTGCTGCTGACCTCGCGCCAGCTGTCGGTGGAGGAGTTTATTCCGGACCGCATGAAGGTGACGGTGAAGGCCGACCGCGCCGTGGTGAAGCCCAGCCAGTCGGTTTCGGCCCTGATTACGGCCCAGAACCTGTTCGGTCCCCCGGCCGCCGACCGCAAGTTTGAAGTCGAGTTTTCGCTGAAGGAAAAGGCCTTCAACCCCAAAGGCTTCGAGCAGTTCACCTTCGCCATCAACAGCGGGGAGCGGCGGCGCGGCAACTACGGCGACCTGGAATCGACGCCCATTTCCGACCGGTTCGAGAAAACCACCCGCGAAGGCACCACCGACGCCGCCGGCCGCGGCACCGCCACCTACCAGGTACCCGACTACACCGACCTGGGCACGCTGGAAGGCGCGGCCTTCACCACGGTATTCGATGAAACCGGCCGCCCCGTGAACCGCCTGGCCACCTTCGAGGTGCAGACCCAGCCGGTACTGTTCGGCATCCGGAGCGCCGATGATCTGGTGAGCACCGGTCAGCCGCTGGCCGTGCAGCTGGCGGCCCTCACGCCGGCCGGCCAGCCCACCACGGCCCAGGCCCGGGTGCAGGTGGTGCGCCTGCTCTGGGAAACGGTGATTGAGCGCCAGGGCGGCCGCTATGTCTACAACTCGCAGAAGCGGGAGGAAGTAGTGCTGAACCGCGTGGTGTCGGTGAAAGGCGCGGGCCAGGATGCCGGCCTGAACTTCACGCCCACTTACTCCGGCGAGTACGAAATCCGGGTATCGGGCACCGGGGCCGTGACCTACGTGGCCCGGCGCGTGTACGCCTACGGCTACGGCGACACCCAGAGCAACTCTTTCGAGGTGAACAACGAGGGCGAGGTGACCATTGAGGCCGACAAGCCTAAGTACCAGCCCGGCGACGTGGCCCACCTGCTGCTGAAAACGCCCTTCCCCGGCCGGGTGCTCGTGACCGTGGAGCGGGACCGGGTGCTCGACCACTTCTACGTGACCACCGACGAAAAATCGGCCAAGGTGGACGTGCCCATCCGGGGCAACCACGTGCCCAACATCTACGTGACGGCCACCGCCATCCGCGAAATCAAGGACAACCGCCTGCCGCTCACGGTGGCCCGGGGCTTCGTGCCCCTCACGGTGGAGAAGCCCGGCGCCCGCCTGCAAGTCGCCGTCAACGCCCCCGCCCAAAGCCGCTCCCAGACCGCCCAGACCATTGAAGTAACCACCGCCCCCGGCGCGCAGGTGACGCTGGCTATGGTGGACGAGGGTATTCTGCAGATGAAGGACTACCGCACGCCCGACCCCTACGGCTACTTCTACCAGAAGCGCGCCCTGGAGGTGCAGGCCTTCGACGTGTACCCCTTCCTGCTGCCCGAGCTGGGCAGCAGCAGCACCGGTGGCGACGGCTACGACCTCTCGCGCCGCACCACGCCCGTGCCTAACCGCCGCGTGCGCCTGCTGGCCAAATGGAGCGGCGTACTCACCGCCGACGCCAGCGGCAAGGTGCGCTACAAGCTGCAGATCCCGCAGTTCAGCGGGGCCATCCGCATCATGGCCGTGGCCTACAAAGGCGACGCCTTCGGCTCGGCCGAACACACCATGAAAGTGGCCGACCCGGTGGTTATTTCAACGGCCCTCCCCCGCTTCCTCAGCCCCGGCGACACGATTGACGTGCCAGTTACGCTGACGAATACAACGGGAGCAGCTATTAAGGGTACAGTAATCATCAAGGTGAATCCACGGGAGGAGCCCTTGAGTGTAGTTCAAGTTGGTCAGAAAAGCTTCGACTATTCCGACTCCTATAGTGCCTTGTTACAGCCAGGCAGCGAAAAACGTGTTGTATTCTACCTGTGCGCAAAACCCAAGATTGGTAACGCGAAGGTGGAAATCATCTTCTCTACAACAGGTAGTAAGGAAGCCTTCACCGAAACCATCGAACTGCCCATCCGCCCCGCTTCGCCGCTGCAGAAGCGGACGGGGGCGGGCGTGGTAGCGGGCGGCGCGGCCCAGCAGCTAAACCTGCGCACCGACTTCCTGCCTGCCTCCCTGCGCAGCCAGCTGGTGGTGAGCCGCTCCCCGATGACGGAGTTTGCCAAGGACCTGCGCTACCTGCTGCAATACCCCTACGGCTGCCTGGAGCAAACCGTGTCGGCCGCCTTCCCGCAGCTCTACTACGGCGACCTAGCCGCCACGCTGGGCCAGAAAACCGGCAAAACTGGTAAAGCCGGCCTGTTCAACCCCAACTACCACGTGCAGGAAGCCATCCGCAAGGTGGAAGCCCAGCAAATGTACAACGGCAGCCTCAGCTACTGGCCCGGCGGCGACTACGACAACTGGTGGGCCACGGCCTACGCCGCCCACTTCCTGCTGGAAGCCCAGCAAGCCGGCTTCGATGTAAACAAGAACGTGCTGGACCGGGTGCTCCGCTACCTGCAGGCCCGGGTGCGTAAGCGCGAAACCGACACCTACAACATCATCCAGACCGGCGGCGTGATTCAGCCCGTGACGCTGGCCAAAAAGGAAATTGCTTACTCGCTGTACGTGCTGGCCCTGGCCGGCCGCCCCGATGCCGTGGGCCTCAACTACTACAAAGCCAACCGCAAGCTGCTGCCCGAAGATTCGCGCTGGGTGCTGGCCTGCGCCTTCGCCCTGAGCGGCAACCAGCGCAGCTACCGCGAAACCCTGCCCACCCGCTTCGGGGTGCAGTCCATAGCCGGCCGCCAGCTCGATGGCGCCTTCTCCTCCCCCATCCGCGACGAGGCGCTGGTGCTCAACGCCCTGCTTGCCGCCGACCCCGCCAACGCCCAGGTGAACGTGCTGGCCCGCCAGCTCAGCCGCCAGGTGAAGCAGGCCAACTGGCTCAGCACCCAGGAACGCGCCTTCGCGCTGCTGGCCCTGGGCAAGCTGGCCCGCAAAAACGCCGGCAGCACCGTCACAGCCAGTCTGCTGGCCGACGGCAAAGCCATCGGTAACTTCTCGGGCAAGGACCTCACGGTAAGCAACGTGGCCAACCGCCAGCTGGCCCTGCGCACCAGCGGCAAAGGCAGCCTCTACTACTTCTGGGAAACCGAGGGCATCTCGCCCACCGGCCAAGTGCGTGAGGAAGACGCCTACCTGCAGGTGCGCCGCCAGTTCCTCAACCGTACCGGCCAACCCGTAGGCAGCACCAGCTTCCGCCAGAACGATTTGGTGGTCGTGAAAATCACCATCCAATCGGCCGAAAGCGCCGGTGAAGTGAAGAACGTGGCCATCACCGACCTGCTCCCCGCCGGCCTGGAAATCGAAAACCCACGTATCGGGGCCGTGCGCGACATCACCTGGGCCACCGACGCCGCCCAACCCGACTACCTCGACGTACGCGACGACCGAATCAACCTGTTCACCACCGTCACCCCCCAGCCCAAGTCGTTCTACTACCTCTGCCGCGCCGTGAGCAAAGGCACCTTCAAGCTCGGCCCGGTGAGTGCTGACGCTATGTACAACGCCGAGTACCACAGCTATAATGGAGCCGGCGTGGTACGGGTGCGGTAG
- a CDS encoding LysR substrate-binding domain-containing protein: MLSHAHEVFLEVARQLSFTKAGQTLFLSQSAVSKRVRALEEHYKTGLFERLGNAVQLTAAGELLYRKLLLARQLQHELEQEFTELSPEFQPRQQMVIGASTTISLYVIPPVLSAYLGRYPHTQLTLKNRNSENILKALLEHEIDLGIIEGIHKVSHVTYTPLLTDEVVAVCSARNPLHRRELEAQDLRRTPVALRETGSGTLAVLEEALQTHGIRLTDLLVKVRLGGTEALKNFVRVDTCLAFLPRQSVMKELAAGELVEVPVRDLNLVRHFDFVQRKGTENNLPYKTFVQFARRYYGNAQR; encoded by the coding sequence ATGCTTTCCCACGCGCACGAAGTCTTTCTGGAAGTTGCCCGGCAGTTGAGCTTTACCAAAGCGGGACAGACGCTGTTTCTGAGCCAGTCGGCGGTGAGCAAGCGGGTGCGGGCGCTGGAGGAGCACTACAAGACGGGTTTGTTTGAGCGACTCGGCAATGCGGTGCAGCTCACGGCCGCCGGCGAGTTGCTGTACCGCAAGCTGCTGCTGGCCCGGCAGCTGCAGCACGAACTGGAGCAGGAGTTCACCGAGCTGAGTCCCGAGTTTCAGCCGCGCCAGCAGATGGTAATCGGGGCCAGCACTACTATTTCGCTCTACGTCATTCCGCCGGTGCTTTCGGCGTACCTGGGCCGCTACCCGCACACCCAGCTCACGCTCAAAAACCGCAACTCCGAAAACATCCTCAAGGCTTTACTGGAACACGAAATTGACCTGGGCATTATTGAGGGCATCCACAAAGTCAGCCACGTCACCTACACTCCACTACTCACTGATGAAGTGGTGGCCGTGTGCTCGGCCCGCAACCCGCTGCACCGCCGCGAGCTGGAAGCCCAGGACCTGCGCCGCACGCCCGTGGCGTTGCGCGAAACCGGTTCGGGTACGCTGGCCGTGCTGGAAGAAGCCCTGCAAACCCACGGCATCCGCCTCACCGACTTGCTGGTGAAAGTGCGCCTGGGCGGCACCGAGGCCCTCAAGAACTTCGTGCGGGTGGATACCTGTTTGGCGTTTCTGCCCCGGCAGTCGGTGATGAAAGAGCTGGCCGCCGGCGAGCTGGTGGAAGTGCCCGTACGCGACCTGAACTTGGTGCGCCACTTCGATTTCGTGCAGCGCAAAGGCACCGAAAACAACCTGCCCTACAAAACCTTCGTGCAGTTCGCCCGGCGGTATTATGGCAACGCGCAGCGGTAA